From the genome of Triticum aestivum cultivar Chinese Spring chromosome 3B, IWGSC CS RefSeq v2.1, whole genome shotgun sequence, one region includes:
- the LOC123065255 gene encoding uncharacterized protein: MAPPAWIILGAETRVSEHQDADLSLELAAPPRVSVLTVPRRVSPVQADPTSGACPWVVTADPAAGLLLLRAPPPPPTHSLTPPPTLRNGVLVPAVTYITRHPPTYFVCDVASATAFRLPQPGRDPSGLPPEINALNLGVVAAPGAGGGALRYMVVEFRYMFADEHATLLCLSSDTGEWVSKPVHNPLGRWIWGRDGVVAHDGKLWWVDLAGGLIFCNPFADAPVLDIIPLPESDCHLPRASCAHCAGRSVAHRRFVQVSAGKFRCVEWNSRSNDEAPMTVSMWTLSDPEAKEWVLEYKVSFQEIWADDSYKAAGLTEKNPTFALVHPMNPDVLYFFLEEHLFGVDLRAKRVVECGVYEMVVPPSGKPPNCFSVRALELPIALSPGLLPSDVGSGSNGEESTPWASSVSLGGSAESADRV; this comes from the coding sequence ATGGCTCCGCCGGCGTGGATCATCCTCGGCGCCGAGACGCGCGTGTCGGAGCACCAGGACGCGGACCTCTCCCTcgagctcgccgcgccgccgcgcgtCTCCGTCCTCACCGTGCCCCGGCGCGTGTCCCCCGTCCAGGCCGACCCCACCAGCGGCGCCTGCCCCTGGGTGGTCACCGCGGACcctgccgccggcctcctcctcctccgcgccccGCCACCCCCTCCCACTCACTCTCTAACTCCCCCGCCGACCCTCCGCAACGGCGTGCTGGTCCCCGCTGTCACCTACATCACGCGCCACCCGCCGACCTACTTCGTCTGCGACGTCGCCTCCGCCACCGCCTTCCGCCTCCCGCAACCCGGCCGCGACCCTAGCGGGCTACCTCCGGAGATCAACGCGCTGAACCTCGGCGTCGTCGCTGCCcccggagccggaggcggcgcccTGCGCTACATGGTCGTCGAGTTCCGCTACATGTTTGCAGACGAACACGCTACGCTCCTCTGCCTCTCGTCCGACACCGGCGAGTGGGTGTCGAAGCCGGTCCACAACCCCCTGGGGCGCTGGATTTGGGGCAGAGACGGCGTCGTCGCCCACGACGGCAAGCTCTGGTGGGTGGATCTCGCCGGGGGGCTCATCTTCTGCAACCCCTTCGCGGATGCGCCGGTGCTGGACATCATCCCGCTCCCAGAAAGCGACTGCCATCTGCCTCGTGCCTCGTGCGCCCACTGCGCCGGGAGATCGGTGGCCCACCGCCGGTTCGTGCAGGTGAGCGCTGGCAAGTTCCGTTGCGTGGAGTGGAACTCTCGCAGCAACGACGAGGCTCCCATGACGGTCAGCATGTGGACGCTGAGTGATCCGGAGGCCAAGGAGTGGGTGCTGGAGTACAAGGTGAGCTTTCAGGAGATCTGGGCCGACGACAGCTACAAGGCTGCCGGCCTGACGGAGAAGAACCCCACATTCGCGCTCGTCCACCCCATGAATCCGGACGTGCTCTACTTCTTCCTGGAGGAGCACCTCTTCGGCGTGGACCTGCGCGCCAAGAGGGTTGTGGAGTGCGGCGTGTACGAGATGGTGGTGCCACCGTCAGGGAAGCCCCCCAACTGTTTCTCCGTCCGCGCATTGGAGCTGCCGATCGCGCTTTCCCCAG